The following proteins are co-located in the Streptosporangium brasiliense genome:
- a CDS encoding DUF4352 domain-containing protein has protein sequence MRNPLMRLTGAALAGALLTGCTGPAPPRPTAAPATPTPSYELAPRPVRPGERPVRAAPVTDGDGRFQVIGLQTGMSGFFGTHAEWQAKGQYVVVRIVVENPGRANSRFDAKRQKLITTDGRTFGIDRFAQAIKRQPDTLPLGAEVRIELDLWFDIPKEAKVAAVQLFGDPPLGVGGTTDGVKVPLA, from the coding sequence GTGCGCAACCCCCTGATGCGGCTCACCGGCGCCGCCCTGGCAGGCGCCCTCCTCACCGGCTGCACCGGGCCGGCCCCGCCGCGGCCGACGGCCGCCCCCGCCACGCCCACCCCCTCCTACGAGCTCGCCCCGCGCCCGGTCCGGCCCGGCGAGCGCCCGGTCCGCGCCGCGCCCGTGACTGACGGCGACGGCCGCTTCCAGGTGATCGGCCTGCAGACCGGCATGAGCGGCTTCTTCGGCACCCACGCCGAATGGCAGGCCAAGGGCCAGTACGTGGTCGTGCGGATCGTCGTGGAGAACCCCGGCCGCGCCAACTCCCGCTTCGACGCCAAGCGGCAGAAGCTCATCACCACCGACGGCAGGACCTTCGGCATCGACAGGTTCGCCCAGGCCATCAAGCGCCAGCCCGACACCCTCCCCCTCGGGGCCGAGGTCAGGATCGAGCTGGACCTGTGGTTCGACATCCCCAAGGAGGCCAAGGTCGCCGCGGTCCAGCTGTTCGGCGACCCGCCGCTCGGCGTCGGCGGGACCACCGACGGCGTCAAGGTGCCCCTGGCCTGA
- a CDS encoding ABC transporter ATP-binding protein has product MLLEIKDIHVHYGKIEAIKGISVEVNEGEIVTLIGANGAGKTTTLKTISGLRGLSSGSITFDGKDISKMPGHKRVMAGLGQAPEGRGVFPGMTVHDNLLMGAYSRSGDFTADLAEVYELFPRLAERRTQMGGTMSGGEQQMLAIGRALMAKPKVLLLDEPSMGLAPLMVQQIFSIIEEINHRGTTVLLVEQNAQQALKLAHRAYVLETGKVVKSAPAAELLDDPDVQAAYLGGGLGH; this is encoded by the coding sequence ATGCTTCTTGAGATCAAGGACATCCACGTCCACTACGGCAAGATCGAGGCGATCAAGGGCATCTCGGTCGAGGTGAACGAGGGTGAGATCGTCACTCTCATCGGGGCGAACGGTGCGGGCAAGACCACGACCCTGAAGACGATCTCGGGTCTGCGCGGCCTGTCGTCGGGGAGCATCACCTTCGACGGCAAGGACATCAGCAAGATGCCCGGCCACAAGCGGGTCATGGCGGGGCTGGGGCAGGCCCCTGAGGGCCGGGGAGTCTTCCCCGGCATGACGGTGCACGACAACCTGCTCATGGGCGCATACTCGCGCTCAGGGGATTTCACCGCCGACCTGGCGGAGGTCTACGAGCTGTTCCCGCGGCTGGCCGAGCGCCGGACGCAGATGGGCGGCACGATGTCGGGCGGCGAGCAGCAGATGCTGGCCATCGGCCGGGCGCTGATGGCCAAGCCGAAGGTGCTGCTGCTGGACGAGCCGTCGATGGGCCTGGCGCCGCTGATGGTGCAGCAGATCTTCTCCATCATCGAGGAGATCAACCACCGGGGCACCACGGTGCTGCTGGTGGAGCAGAACGCCCAGCAGGCGCTGAAGCTCGCCCACCGGGCCTACGTGCTGGAGACCGGCAAGGTGGTCAAGAGCGCGCCCGCCGCCGAGCTGCTCGACGACCCCGACGTGCAGGCCGCCTACCTCGGTGGCGGCCTCGGGCACTGA
- a CDS encoding ABC transporter ATP-binding protein, with amino-acid sequence MNAGAAQERSARAMLEMQGVVMRFGGVTALKEVNLTINEGEIFALIGPNGAGKTTIFNVITGVYQPTEGQVRFEGEKISGVKRFKITKRGVARTFQNIRLFHNMTAIENVMVGADTHHRSGMVSVALGLPWHRQAEREGRALAMELLDFVGISHRANDHAKNLPYGDQRRLEIARALATKPKLLLLDEPAAGMNPAEKVALQQLIRDIRDAGRTILIIEHDMSLIMGISDRIAVLDFGQKIADGLPDEVRNDPRVVEAYLGASTDAS; translated from the coding sequence GTGAACGCAGGGGCTGCCCAGGAGCGGAGTGCCCGCGCGATGCTGGAGATGCAGGGCGTCGTGATGCGCTTCGGCGGCGTCACGGCGCTGAAAGAGGTCAACCTGACCATCAACGAGGGTGAGATCTTCGCCCTCATCGGCCCGAACGGCGCGGGCAAGACCACGATCTTCAACGTGATCACCGGCGTCTACCAGCCGACGGAGGGGCAGGTCCGCTTCGAGGGCGAGAAGATCAGCGGCGTCAAGCGCTTCAAGATCACCAAGCGCGGCGTCGCCCGCACGTTCCAGAACATCCGGCTGTTCCACAACATGACGGCCATCGAGAACGTCATGGTGGGCGCGGACACGCACCACCGCTCGGGCATGGTGAGCGTGGCCCTGGGGCTTCCCTGGCACCGCCAGGCCGAGCGCGAGGGCCGTGCGCTGGCGATGGAGCTGCTCGACTTCGTCGGCATCTCCCACCGCGCCAACGACCACGCCAAGAACCTGCCTTACGGTGACCAGCGCCGGCTGGAGATCGCCCGCGCGCTGGCGACCAAGCCGAAGCTGCTGCTGCTGGACGAGCCGGCCGCCGGTATGAACCCGGCGGAGAAGGTGGCGCTGCAGCAGTTGATCCGGGACATCCGCGACGCCGGCCGGACGATTCTGATCATCGAGCACGACATGAGCCTCATCATGGGCATCAGTGACCGCATCGCGGTGCTGGACTTCGGCCAGAAGATCGCCGACGGCCTGCCGGATGAGGTGCGGAACGACCCCCGGGTCGTCGAGGCGTATTTGGGGGCTTCCACAGATGCTTCTTGA